Proteins from a single region of Paramormyrops kingsleyae isolate MSU_618 chromosome 9, PKINGS_0.4, whole genome shotgun sequence:
- the gdf6a gene encoding growth/differentiation factor 6-A, which translates to MDVSRAAAFCLIFVFFWDLPGFHSAAILTPSVPRRNKGTRVLYDGQESPKFLKEIFASSQSQSHQQDDFKDAIIPHDYMLSIYRTYSAAEKLGLNASFFRSSKSANTITSFVDRGKDDLLHSPLRRQKYLFDVSALSDKEELVGAELRIFRKVPGDFQTAQTGLYGIQILSCRSERLLDSRSLDLQDAQKPGWEVLDVWEMFKNRHHSSQGGRLCVQLRATLGKTETEIDLKHLGFDRNDRAQQEKAILVVFTRSKKRENLFNEMKEKIKSRGSRTKEEDDSLQFKARRRRRTALNSRHGKRHGKKSRSRCSKKALHVNFKDLGWDDWIIAPLDYEAYHCEGVCDFPLRSHLEPTNHAIIQTLMNSMDPGSTPPSCCVPTKLSPISILYIDSGNNVVYKQYEDMVVEQCGCR; encoded by the exons ATGGATGTCTCACGAGCAGCAGCGTTTTGCTtgatttttgtctttttctggGATTTACCGGGTTTTCACTCAGCTGCTATTTTAACTCCCTCGGTCCCGAGGAGAAACAAGGGAACGAGGGTCCTGTATGATGGACAGGAGTCACCCAAATTCTTGAAAGAGATCTTCGCATCCTCCCAGAGTCAAAGCCATCAGCAGGATGATTTTAAAGACGCCATTATTCCCCACGATTACATGCTCTCCATTTACAGGACATACTCCGCGGCTGAAAAACTGGGGCTAAACGCGAGTTTTTTCCGGTCGTCAAAGTCTGCCAACACCATAACAAGTTTTGTGGACAGAGGAAAAG ACGATCTCTTGCACTCTCCTTTGCGAAGACAAAAGTATCTGTTTGATGTCTCGGCCCTTTCGGACAAAGAGGAGCTGGTGGGAGCTGAATTAAGGATATTTAGAAAAGTACCAGGGGATTTCCAAACGGCCCAGACAGGCCTCTATGGCATTCAAATACTCTCCTGTCGATCAGAGAGGCTACTGGATTCCAGATCTCTTGATCTTCAGGATGCTCAAAAGCCAGGATGGGAGGTTTTGGATGTGTGGGAAATGTTTAAAAACCGCCATCACTCCTCACAGGGGGGCCGGCTTTGTGTCCAGCTCAGGGCCACTCTTGGTAAAACAGAAACGGAAATTGATTTAAAACATCTCGGATTTGACAGGAATGACCGCGCCCAGCAGGAGAAGGcgattttggtggttttcacCAGGTCCAAGAAGAGGGAGAACCTCTTCAAcgaaatgaaagaaaaaataaaatcccGCGGATCGCGGACAAAAGAAGAGGACGACAGCCTTCAGTTCAAAGCCCGGCGGAGACGCAGGACGGCGCTGAACAGCCGCCACGGGAAAAGGCACGGGAAGAAGTCCAGGTCCAGATGCAGCAAGAAGGCACTGCATGTTAATTTTAAAGACCTGGGGTGGGACGACTGGATCATCGCACCACTGGATTACGAAGCGTATCACTGCGAGGGCGTGTGCGACTTCCCGCTGCGATCGCACCTGGAGCCGACCAACCACGCCATCATCCAAACCCTGATGAACTCCATGGACCCCGGCAGCACGCCGCCAAGCTGCTGCGTGCCAACCAAGCTCAGCCCCATCAGCATCCTCTATATAGACTCTGGCAACAACGTCGTATACAAACAATACGAGGACATGGTGGTGGAACAGTGTGGCTGCAGGTAG